Within the Thermus albus genome, the region GTTGGGCGAGGAGGACGAAGAAACGGCCAAGTTCAGGCTGGCCGTTTTGCTGAGATTACCCCCCGTGGCAGTCATGGTTAGGACATAGTTCCCTGGGGGGGTGGCGGAACTGGTGCTCACCGTAACCGTCTGGGTCTGGGTACCGTTGATGTTCCAGGGATTCTGCTGGAAGCTGACCTGAACCCCTGATGGGGCCCCACTCACGCTCAGGTTTACCGTCCCCGTAAACCCGTTTTGGGGTGTGAGGGTGAGTTGCGTGGTGGCGATACCCCCCTGTTGGACCGTTAGGCTTGCAGGGTTCAGGGAAAGGCTGAAATCCGGTGGTACCGTCACTGTCAGGGTTAGGTTGGTCGTCTTGGTTAGGCCCCCGCTAGTGGCCTTAACCCTCAGGCTGTAGCTCCCCGTGGCCATTCCCTGGGCCACCCCTATCGTGAGGGTTTGGGTCATGGGGTTGGTGCCCGTAACGTTAAAACTGCTAGGACTCAACGTGATGCCGTTCGGGGCTGGGGAGCCGTTCTGCTGCTCCAGGGCGAGGTCCACCTGTCCCGTGAAGCCCCCTTGGGGGGTCAGGGTCAGGGTGGCGGTGCTGCTACCTCCTTGGGGGATTGATAGGCTTGTGGGGTTCAAGGAGATGCTGAAGTCCCCAGGCGGAGGGGAAGCCGTTACCGTTAGGGTCAGGTTGACGGTCTTGCTAAGGCTTCCCGAGGTGGCGGTGACGGTGATGGGGTAGGTGCCAGGGGTAACGGAGCCCGCTATGCTCACCGTCACCTGTTGGCTGTGGGTTCCAGAACCGGGGATGCTCCAGGGGCTTTGGAAGGCGAGGGCGATGCCGCTGGGAGCGTTGTGGCTCAAGTTAACGTTCCCCACAAAGTTTTGCGAGTAAAGGGTGAGGATCGCCGTCCCACTTTTCCCTTGCTGGAGGGTGAGGTCGCTGGGATTCACGGACAGGGTGAAGTCCGGCGGGGGTGTGGCGGAAGCTACCGTGAGGGTTAAGGGTGCTTCCCGCGTCAAGTTGCCCCCCGTTCCCTGGACGAAAAGGTTATAGGTGCCGGGGGCCAGAGAAGGGGAGGCCGCCAGCTCCAACATGGGAGCAGAGGGCACCGGGGTACTGGTGGGACTTAAGGCCACGCCAGGGAAGGGGTTTTTGTTCCCATCTACCAGGCTCAGGCTGATGGAGCCAGCATAGGAGCCATTCACGGCCAGGCGCACGTAAGCCCGGCCGCCTTGGGTCACGGTAAGAGAGGGGCTTTCCAAGGTCAGGGTGAAATCCCCCGCCGGAGCCTGGGTGACAGTCAGGCTAAGGTTGGCTTCGTGACTAATACCGTTTCCTGTGGCCCGGATTTTCACCGTGTGGTTGCCAATGGGAGAGAAGGTGCTGGCTGCTAGGGTAAGGGTTTGGGTTACAGTCCCTAGGCCGGGCACGTTTACGCTTCCAGGAGAGAGGGTCAAGCCCGAAGGAGCGTTCACCAAGGTCAGGCTTACGTTTCCGGAAAACCCGTTTTGGGGTGTTAGGGTTAGGGTGGCGCTTCCGCTAGCCCCTTGCTGCACCGTGAGGCTGGGGGGGTCCAGGGAAATGGTGAAGTCCGGAGCAGGGGGTGGTGCCTGTACGGTGAGGCTCAGGTTCGCCGTCCGGGTGAGGTTACCCGAGGTGGCCTTTACCCGCAGGGCGTAGGTGCCAGGCTGGACGTTCTGGGCCACCGCCACCGTTAGGTCCTGGGCCACGGGGTTAGGGTCCGCTACGTTCAGGCTGGTGGGGCTCAGGGTGAGGCCCTGGGGGGCCGGGGAGCCGTCCTGCCTCTCCAGGGTGAGGGTTACTGTTCCCGTAAACCCGTTCTGGGGAGTGAGGGTGAGGGTGATGGTTTGGCTTTGCCCTTGGGCAACGGAAAAGGAGGGGGGCTTTAGTTCAAGCTGAAGATCGCCAGTAGAGCGGTTGGGAAATAGGCCGGTGCAAGCCGCCAGGAGGAGTACCAGGACCACGGGGAGGGAAAGCCCTTTGCCCATTCTCATAACCCTAGCCGATACACGGGCCCTGGGGATGAGAAGTGCTATCCTGACCCTTAATGCGGCCGGGACTCGAGGCCAAGCGGCTGGTCATCAAGGTGGGGAGCGCGGTCCTAGCGGGGCCCGGGGGTCTGGATAGGGGGGTGATGGCGGAGATCGCCCGCCAAGTCCTGGCCCTCCGCCAGGAGGGGCGGGAGGTGGTCCTGGTCTCCTCGGGGGCGGTGGCGGCGGGGATGGCCGCTTTGGGCCTACCCCGCCCCCAGGACATGCCCACCAAGCAGGCCTTGGCCGCCACCGGCCAGCCCCTTCTCATGGCCCATTGGCGGGAGGCTTTCGCCCCTACCCCGGTGGCCCAGGTCCTCCTCACCGCCGAGGATCTGGCGAGCCGCGAGCGCTACCTGAACGCCAAGGCCACGCTCCAGGCCCTTTTGCGCCTTAGGGTGGTGCCCATCATCAACGAGAACGACACCGTGGCCTTCCAGGAGATCCGCTTCGGGGATAACGACCAGCTTTCCGCCCGGGTGGCGGCCTTGGTGGAGGCGGGGCTATTGGTGCTCCTTTCCGATGTGGACGCCCTTTATGAGGACGATCCCAAGAAAAACCCCAAGGCCCGGCCCATCCCGGAGGTGGAACGGGTGGAGCTGGTCCTGGACCACGCCGGGGAGGGAAACCCCCTGGGGAGTGGGGGGATGCGCTCCAAGCTCCTCGCCGCCCGCATCGCGGGCCGGGTGGGCATTCCCACCCTGCTCCTGCCCGGAAGGAGGCCTGGGGTGGTGCTGGAAGCCCTTCAGGGGATTCCTTTGGGCACCTACTTCCACGCCAAAAGGCGCTACCGGGGGCAGAGGGCCTGGCTCTATGGCCTCTTAAAGCCCAAGGGGGAGCTGGTCTTGGATGCTGGGGCGGTGCGGGCCCTTAGGGAAAGGGGGGCAAGCCTTTTACCTGCCGGCATCAAGGCGGTGCGGGGGCGGTTTGGCCGGGGGGAGGCGGTGCGCCTCCTCACTGAGGAGGGGGAGGAGGTGGGGGTGGGCCTGGCCAACTATGCCGCCGAGGAGGTGGAGCGCATCAAGGGGCATAGGAGCGGAGAGATAGAGGGCCTCTTGGGCTACCGCTACACCGAGGAGGTGGTCCACCGGGACCACCTGGTCCTAAAGGAGGCTAAGGAGGAGGTATGAGGGAGGAGGTATGGGCGTCCCTTAAGGACCTGGCGGAGGGGGCCCGGGCCCGGCTTCCGGAAATCGCCAAGGGAAACCGGGATGGGGCCCTTCTGGCCATGGCTCGGCTTCTGGAAGAGGCCTGGCCGGAGGTGCTAAGGGCTAACCGGGAGGACCTCGAGGAGGCCGAAAGGTCAGGGCTATCCCGGGCCAAGC harbors:
- the proB gene encoding glutamate 5-kinase produces the protein MRPGLEAKRLVIKVGSAVLAGPGGLDRGVMAEIARQVLALRQEGREVVLVSSGAVAAGMAALGLPRPQDMPTKQALAATGQPLLMAHWREAFAPTPVAQVLLTAEDLASRERYLNAKATLQALLRLRVVPIINENDTVAFQEIRFGDNDQLSARVAALVEAGLLVLLSDVDALYEDDPKKNPKARPIPEVERVELVLDHAGEGNPLGSGGMRSKLLAARIAGRVGIPTLLLPGRRPGVVLEALQGIPLGTYFHAKRRYRGQRAWLYGLLKPKGELVLDAGAVRALRERGASLLPAGIKAVRGRFGRGEAVRLLTEEGEEVGVGLANYAAEEVERIKGHRSGEIEGLLGYRYTEEVVHRDHLVLKEAKEEV